The nucleotide sequence TAAAAAATCGTTAGAAGTTAATTTACGCATTAGTTGCACTACAGTTCTACTATAAAATGGAGGTGATTTTATAATTGTTTGAATTGCTAGCTTTAATATTTCTGGGTTTAAATCGCTCTTAACCAAAAACCCATCTGGATCAATACTTTTAAAAATACTGTTAACTCTATAATTATCATTGTAGGTAGTTGACACCACTATTTTTATATCTGGCAATAGTTGTCTTATTTTAATTCCTAAATCTTCACCACTAAGGATTTTTCGATCTTTTGAATGAGGTAATTTTATATCGAGAAAGATAATATCAATTGGGTTATTTTTTGGGATTTCTTTTATTTTCATATAAGCAGAATCACAATTATCTGCTGTATCAATTTTAAATTCTATTGTCTCATTATTAGAGCTTAGATCTAATAATGCATTTTTGTAACTATCGACAATTAATGGGTGATCATCAATAATTAAAACATTGTATAGTTTAGTCATAATTTAAAAAATTTATCAAAAATGAATATTTCTATATTTATTAAACATTAATCTTAAATAACTAATCAAAACTTAAAAAAGTTTCTATAGCTGGCCAAACAATATCTGGTTGTTCAACATAAACAAAATGCCCTGCTTTTGGAACTTTAATTAATTTTGCATTAGGCATAGTCGTTTCCCATTCTTCTACCATATCCATGGGAATAGCTTCTTGCTTGCCATGTAATATTAACGTAGTAATGTTTAGATTTTTTAACGCAGGTCGTAAATCCCAATTACCTAAGGACGTAAAGGTTGCGCTATTAGTAACTTGCATACCAAATTTAATTGCTTCTGGTGGTGCCGTACAACAATCTCCTTTTACAATTGATACAGGTAACC is from Flavobacteriaceae bacterium and encodes:
- a CDS encoding DNA-binding response regulator, producing the protein MTKLYNVLIIDDHPLIVDSYKNALLDLSSNNETIEFKIDTADNCDSAYMKIKEIPKNNPIDIIFLDIKLPHSKDRKILSGEDLGIKIRQLLPDIKIVVSTTYNDNYRVNSIFKSIDPDGFLVKSDLNPEILKLAIQTIIKSPPFYSRTVVQLMRKLTSNDFLLDAIDRKILYELSHGAKMSELPNILPLSIAAIERRKRILKEVFNVVGKGDRNLFKIAEEKGFI